A genomic stretch from Hemitrygon akajei chromosome 10, sHemAka1.3, whole genome shotgun sequence includes:
- the LOC140734993 gene encoding thyrotropin subunit beta-like, which produces MGSGRQPADISCLHLARKLRSARVPADPSAAMCYTLRLLCLLPCLAQVGAQCSLTRHVLYVEKEGCDFCLTINTTICAGFCMSQDVNIKTLLPKMALTQRVCTYREIEYISIRLPGCPANIDPVYRFPVVLSCVCSQCLTDTTDCTSGIEAPLYCTKPQWNIPSSRSPILSLSGNTQQQESLPVLPPFY; this is translated from the exons ATGGGCTCGGGGCGACAGCCGGCTGACATCTCGTGTCTCCACCTCGCCCGTAAACTTCGTTCTGCCCGTGTCCCG GCTGACCCCTCGGCAGCGATGTGTTACACTCTCCGTCTGCTGTGCCTCCTCCCGTGCCTGGCCCAGGTGGGTGCCCAGTGCTCCCTGACGCGGCATGTGCTGTACGTGGAAAAGGAAGGGTGCGACTTCTGTCTGACCATCAACACCACCATCTGCGCCGGCTTCTGCATGTCACAG GATGTCAACATCAAAACCCTTCTGCCAAAGATGGCCCTGACGCAGAGAGTCTGCACCTACCGAGAGATCGAGTACATTTCCATCAGGCTACCGGGATGTCCAGCCAACATCGACCCCGTTTACAGGTTTCCGGTGGTCCTGAGCTGTGTGTGTAGCCAGTGCCTGACCGATACGACAGACTGCACCAGTGGAATCGAAGCACCCCTCTActgcaccaaacctcagtggaacatCCCCTCCTCTCGCTctcccattctctccctctcaggTAACACACAGCAGCAGGAGAGTCTTCCTGTTCTTCCTCCGTTCTATTAG